The following proteins are co-located in the Sphingorhabdus lutea genome:
- a CDS encoding amidohydrolase, with amino-acid sequence MKKSILSIGTAILFAGVANMGTKVNIAYAQNTDVKAAVAKDMPLLMEVYRDLHANPELSFQEVRTAAKLAAEARKLGFDVTEKVGQTGVVAVMKNGDGPVVMLRADMDGLPVIEQTGLPYASKVVAKTPQGVETGVMHACGHDTHMTGWLGTARQMAARKGEWSGTLVMILQPAEEIGSGAKAMLDDGLYTRFPKPDYVLGFHDNAGNLAGSLAYSPGFALANVDSVDIKILGVGGHGAYPHTAKDPIILGSRIVTTLQTLVSRELNPLDSAVVTVGSFRSGAKHNIISDEAELLITVRSYSNENRQQILEGIKRIARGEAIAAGMPDDRMPIVTIREKEFTPATYNDPEFSKEIAGLFVQQFGADRVSIAPPVMGGEDFSRYRMADPDNIKSMIFWVGGVPEDKWQEAEANIKAGKPSGLASLHSPFWAPDAQKVVSAGTEAMTVAALKLLKK; translated from the coding sequence ATGAAAAAATCAATTTTATCAATTGGGACGGCGATTTTGTTTGCCGGAGTAGCCAATATGGGCACTAAGGTTAATATTGCCTATGCACAAAATACAGATGTCAAAGCTGCTGTAGCTAAGGATATGCCATTATTGATGGAGGTATATCGCGACCTGCACGCAAATCCGGAATTAAGTTTTCAAGAAGTAAGGACGGCGGCAAAATTGGCGGCAGAGGCGCGCAAATTGGGCTTTGACGTTACCGAAAAGGTCGGCCAAACGGGCGTTGTCGCGGTGATGAAAAATGGTGATGGACCGGTGGTGATGCTGCGCGCGGATATGGACGGCCTGCCCGTGATTGAACAAACAGGATTGCCCTATGCATCAAAGGTGGTGGCAAAAACACCCCAAGGGGTGGAAACGGGTGTCATGCATGCTTGCGGCCATGATACACATATGACCGGATGGCTTGGCACGGCGCGTCAAATGGCGGCGCGTAAAGGGGAATGGTCGGGCACATTGGTCATGATTTTACAGCCTGCGGAGGAAATTGGATCTGGCGCAAAGGCGATGTTGGATGATGGGCTATATACCCGTTTCCCAAAACCTGATTATGTATTGGGATTTCATGACAATGCCGGAAATTTGGCAGGCTCGCTTGCCTATTCCCCCGGATTTGCCCTTGCCAATGTGGACAGTGTGGACATTAAAATATTGGGTGTTGGCGGACATGGTGCATATCCGCATACGGCCAAAGACCCCATTATTTTGGGCAGCCGTATTGTTACCACCCTGCAAACGTTGGTCAGCCGCGAATTAAACCCACTGGATAGCGCGGTTGTGACCGTGGGGTCGTTTCGCAGTGGGGCAAAACATAATATTATTTCTGATGAGGCGGAATTGCTTATCACAGTGCGCAGCTATTCCAACGAAAACCGCCAGCAAATTTTGGAAGGTATTAAACGCATAGCACGGGGGGAGGCGATTGCCGCCGGAATGCCCGATGATCGGATGCCGATAGTGACGATAAGGGAGAAGGAATTTACCCCAGCAACCTATAATGACCCAGAATTTTCCAAGGAAATAGCGGGTTTATTTGTCCAGCAATTTGGCGCGGACCGCGTTTCCATTGCCCCGCCAGTGATGGGCGGAGAGGATTTTAGCCGTTACCGTATGGCCGACCCCGATAATATTAAATCCATGATTTTTTGGGTTGGCGGCGTGCCTGAAGATAAATGGCAAGAGGCAGAGGCGAATATAAAGGCAGGAAAACCCTCCGGCCTTGCCTCGCTCCATTCGCCATTTTGGGCGCCTGATGCCCAAAAAGTGGTTTCCGCAGGAACAGAGGCAATGACTGTCGCGGCGTTAAAATTGTTAAAAAAATAA
- a CDS encoding UDP-3-O-(3-hydroxymyristoyl)glucosamine N-acyltransferase — MSVTNELNSQIIADMLGGEHVGDVRNVASICTINHIAPNNIMFVKSYDKLAQLNLAPDMTILGPMGDAPNGEFTVIKVENPRFDIAKIIDAYFYHPELDREHLKNGIAENAIIDETAFISVNCTIGRDSVIGKNVVIEPGVYIGPRVKIGDNSVIRANSVIGGYGFGFEKDEQGVNHRIPHIGGVEIGQNVEVGALTSICSGTIDPTRIADNCKLDDHVFIAHNCQIAENCMIIACAEVSGSVKLGKGVWVGPNATLINGISIGDDSFIGIGAAVTKSFEDLVIVAGNPAKVLRKIEK; from the coding sequence ATGAGTGTAACAAATGAACTAAATTCACAAATAATAGCCGATATGCTGGGCGGGGAGCATGTTGGGGATGTTCGTAATGTCGCGTCGATTTGCACAATAAATCATATCGCACCCAATAATATCATGTTTGTGAAAAGCTATGATAAATTGGCGCAGCTTAACCTTGCCCCCGATATGACAATTTTAGGGCCAATGGGCGATGCTCCCAATGGCGAATTTACGGTTATTAAGGTTGAAAATCCGCGTTTCGACATTGCCAAAATTATTGATGCATATTTTTACCATCCTGAATTGGACCGTGAGCATTTGAAAAATGGTATCGCAGAAAATGCCATTATTGATGAAACGGCATTTATTTCGGTCAATTGCACCATTGGCCGCGATAGCGTGATTGGTAAAAATGTGGTGATTGAGCCAGGTGTTTATATTGGCCCGCGCGTTAAAATTGGCGATAATAGTGTGATTAGGGCCAATAGCGTGATTGGCGGCTATGGCTTTGGTTTTGAAAAGGATGAACAGGGCGTCAACCACCGAATCCCCCATATTGGCGGCGTGGAAATTGGCCAAAATGTCGAAGTGGGCGCATTAACATCCATTTGCAGCGGCACTATCGACCCGACACGCATTGCCGATAATTGCAAATTGGACGATCATGTTTTTATTGCGCATAATTGCCAAATTGCGGAAAATTGCATGATTATCGCCTGTGCAGAGGTAAGCGGCAGCGTGAAATTGGGTAAGGGCGTATGGGTTGGCCCAAATGCGACCTTAATCAACGGTATTTCAATTGGCGATGATAGCTTTATTGGAATTGGCGCGGCGGTAACAAAATCTTTCGAAGACTTGGTAATTGTGGCTGGAAATCCTGCAAAAGTCCTGCGTAAAATTGAAAAATAA
- the aceA gene encoding isocitrate lyase, whose amino-acid sequence MATPQSFDDFVPAAKGRFDGINRTYTPADVDRLRGSVPIEYTLAKRTANKLWDLLKEEPYINALGALSGNQGMQMVRAGLKAIYLSGWQVAADANTAGAMYPDQSLYPANAGPELARKINNALQRADQIEHSEGAVSRDWFAPIVADAEAGFGGPLNCFEIMKAYIAAGVAGVHFEDQLAAEKKCGHLGGKVLIPTQAHIRNLNAARLAADVCGTPTVLIARTDAESAKLITSDVDERDHEFLTGERTPEGFFRLKEGTGVDHCIKRGIAFAEHADLIWWETSKPNLDEAKRFAEAVQKAHPGKMMAYNCSPSFNWEANLEKDVIAKYQRELGAMGYKFQFVTLAGFHQLNYGMFELARGYKDRGMAAYSELQQAEFASEANGYTATRHQREVGTGYFDMVAQAIAGGASSTTAMSESTETDQF is encoded by the coding sequence ATGGCAACTCCCCAATCATTTGATGATTTTGTTCCCGCCGCCAAGGGCCGCTTTGATGGCATTAACCGCACCTATACCCCAGCAGATGTTGACCGCCTACGTGGCTCTGTTCCCATTGAATATACTTTGGCAAAGCGCACCGCGAATAAATTGTGGGATTTGTTAAAAGAAGAACCCTATATTAACGCTCTTGGCGCATTATCCGGTAATCAGGGTATGCAAATGGTGCGTGCCGGGTTAAAGGCGATTTACTTATCCGGTTGGCAAGTGGCCGCCGATGCAAATACCGCTGGTGCAATGTATCCTGACCAATCATTATATCCCGCAAATGCAGGACCAGAGCTTGCCCGCAAAATTAACAATGCCCTGCAACGGGCCGATCAAATTGAACATAGCGAAGGCGCTGTATCGCGTGATTGGTTTGCACCTATTGTGGCCGATGCAGAGGCCGGATTTGGCGGACCATTAAATTGCTTTGAAATTATGAAGGCATATATTGCCGCAGGCGTTGCCGGCGTCCATTTTGAAGACCAATTGGCTGCGGAAAAGAAATGCGGCCATTTGGGCGGCAAGGTTCTTATCCCCACACAGGCGCATATTCGCAATCTGAACGCTGCGCGTTTGGCCGCCGACGTATGCGGCACCCCTACTGTGCTTATCGCCCGCACCGATGCGGAAAGCGCAAAGTTAATTACTTCTGATGTTGATGAACGCGACCATGAATTTTTAACTGGCGAACGCACTCCAGAAGGCTTTTTCCGCTTAAAAGAAGGGACAGGTGTTGACCATTGTATCAAACGCGGCATTGCATTTGCTGAACATGCTGACCTTATTTGGTGGGAAACATCCAAACCAAATCTGGATGAGGCTAAACGTTTTGCAGAGGCGGTTCAAAAAGCACACCCAGGTAAAATGATGGCCTATAATTGCTCCCCCTCATTTAACTGGGAAGCGAATTTGGAAAAAGACGTGATTGCAAAATATCAACGTGAACTTGGCGCAATGGGTTATAAATTCCAATTTGTTACCCTTGCCGGTTTCCACCAATTAAATTATGGCATGTTCGAACTTGCCCGTGGATATAAGGATCGCGGCATGGCGGCATATAGCGAATTGCAACAGGCCGAATTTGCCAGCGAAGCAAATGGTTATACCGCAACGCGTCACCAACGCGAAGTTGGAACAGGCTATTTCGATATGGTTGCCCAGGCAATTGCCGGCGGAGCAAGCAGCACCACAGCGATGAGCGAGTCAACCGAGACCGACCAATTTTAA
- a CDS encoding helix-turn-helix domain-containing protein encodes MAQDKVFAGHVVRRLRRDNGMTQVQMAELLEISASYLNLVERNQRPLTASFILKLVEKLHFDPRSLSGPEPGGGVEAVRRRLGDRLFQDIGVDRAQIVEWLASAPDTAEAFARLYDMKAMGDAGTAAENIGANNITILVRQEIERWNNHFADLDNMAEKLADDLRLQSGDVNGAMVTRLREKHQLGVRILPADILINASWKLDYHARQIQISELLDHSSRNFALAASLARLEAVDEIEALVRGAAFDNKVQEQLYRRHLRSYFAAAILMPYGRFVRACESSAYDFTILQRRFSVGFEQLAHRLTTLNRVGQRGLPFFMLRIDKAGQVSKRFSGASNSPLVAGTARCPLWNVHDAFYSPGSFCTQYVELEDQSRWFTISRTVSRLSPHAPSMQNVGRAESIGDVNARGISASQFAISLGVEASHAGNICYFDQAKMHVHAVGLGCAQCTRANCAQRAAPPQNRALIFRENERAFTPFSFIEE; translated from the coding sequence ATGGCGCAAGATAAGGTATTTGCTGGTCATGTGGTGCGAAGATTGCGCCGTGATAATGGCATGACGCAGGTGCAAATGGCGGAGCTTTTGGAGATTTCGGCCAGCTATCTGAACCTTGTGGAGCGTAATCAGCGGCCCTTAACAGCATCATTTATCTTAAAATTAGTCGAAAAATTACATTTTGATCCACGTAGCTTAAGCGGGCCAGAGCCAGGCGGCGGGGTGGAGGCTGTTCGGCGGCGGCTGGGCGATCGGTTATTTCAGGATATTGGCGTTGATAGGGCGCAAATTGTTGAATGGTTGGCCAGTGCGCCGGACACGGCGGAGGCATTTGCCCGATTATATGATATGAAGGCAATGGGTGATGCAGGAACAGCGGCGGAAAATATTGGCGCAAATAATATAACAATATTGGTCCGTCAGGAAATTGAACGGTGGAATAATCATTTTGCCGATTTGGACAATATGGCTGAAAAATTGGCCGATGATTTGCGATTGCAATCAGGCGATGTCAATGGGGCAATGGTGACAAGGCTGCGTGAAAAACATCAATTGGGGGTTCGTATTTTACCCGCCGATATTTTGATAAATGCAAGCTGGAAATTGGATTATCATGCGCGCCAAATTCAAATATCTGAATTATTGGACCATAGCAGCCGTAATTTCGCCCTAGCCGCCTCTTTGGCAAGATTGGAGGCGGTGGATGAAATAGAGGCATTGGTACGCGGCGCAGCATTTGATAATAAAGTCCAAGAACAGCTATATCGGCGGCATTTACGGTCATATTTTGCGGCGGCCATTTTAATGCCCTATGGCCGGTTTGTCAGGGCATGTGAATCCAGCGCCTATGATTTTACCATATTACAACGCCGTTTTTCTGTTGGTTTTGAACAATTGGCGCATCGGTTAACAACGTTAAACCGCGTGGGACAGCGCGGACTGCCATTTTTTATGCTGCGTATAGATAAGGCAGGGCAGGTATCAAAACGATTTTCAGGGGCCAGCAATTCGCCCTTGGTCGCGGGGACGGCCCGTTGCCCGCTATGGAATGTGCATGATGCATTTTATTCACCGGGCAGTTTTTGCACCCAATATGTGGAGTTGGAGGATCAAAGCAGGTGGTTCACCATCAGCCGAACCGTTTCGCGCCTGTCCCCCCATGCCCCCAGCATGCAAAATGTAGGCAGGGCAGAGTCAATTGGTGATGTGAATGCACGGGGCATTTCCGCATCGCAATTTGCCATATCATTGGGGGTGGAGGCGTCCCATGCGGGCAATATCTGTTATTTTGATCAGGCGAAAATGCATGTTCACGCGGTTGGATTGGGCTGCGCCCAATGTACGCGCGCTAATTGTGCGCAACGCGCCGCGCCGCCGCAAAATCGCGCATTGATTTTTAGGGAAAATGAACGTGCATTTACCCCATTTTCCTTTATTGAGGAATGA
- a CDS encoding O-antigen ligase family protein — MPQDKKLHILSKKYWWVLLPALSPLFAIIFTFNLDGKYSHIQSIFRFWWMAALLAELCVIMIAMARGMTIWGALKKLQAWRGLALAIWFTVIAIGIYRAPFDQIGAIFGAIIWSIHALFAASAYHLIFNHPSDKPVEVDQSISPLERLALLFGHIVALCAICIFAFIYLTEGKGGIEWSTDLPGQVNIRHFGYYFLPAAALCSAYLLNGNSRFRLYHAIFFIAALTFLFWSGSRGPIFALAGILLLYIVIFFKKLAYQNIGFLLGAIAISAAGSMVILTPPHPSFGFFQRPLTSQVDNEWGYSSGRTALWKDTIPYIEKRPLLGYGAHQFRAIVPEARGMSRHPHNVILQALFEWGILGTIALFSLIIPMGWAILRRLFDDPIIYGPAAITISSMAAFSMIDGVFYYPLAIMLFFMISWLPNKSE; from the coding sequence ATGCCCCAAGATAAAAAATTACACATATTATCAAAAAAATATTGGTGGGTTTTATTGCCTGCTTTGTCACCATTATTCGCCATTATATTCACCTTTAATCTTGATGGTAAATATTCGCATATTCAATCAATATTCCGTTTTTGGTGGATGGCCGCTTTATTGGCGGAGCTGTGCGTTATAATGATTGCAATGGCGCGCGGCATGACCATATGGGGCGCGTTAAAAAAATTACAGGCATGGCGCGGATTGGCGCTTGCCATTTGGTTTACGGTCATTGCTATTGGCATTTACCGTGCGCCATTTGATCAAATTGGTGCAATTTTTGGTGCAATAATATGGTCCATTCATGCATTATTTGCCGCCTCTGCTTATCATTTAATTTTTAATCATCCCTCGGATAAACCAGTTGAGGTTGATCAATCAATTTCCCCGTTGGAGCGGCTGGCATTATTATTTGGCCATATTGTTGCATTATGCGCCATTTGCATATTTGCCTTTATCTATTTAACCGAGGGGAAAGGCGGTATTGAATGGTCAACCGACCTTCCTGGACAGGTTAATATTCGCCATTTTGGATATTATTTCCTGCCTGCCGCCGCCTTATGTTCGGCATATTTGTTAAATGGGAATAGCCGTTTTCGGCTCTATCATGCAATATTTTTTATTGCCGCGTTAACATTTTTATTTTGGTCGGGTTCGCGCGGCCCGATTTTTGCTTTGGCGGGAATATTGCTTTTATATATTGTCATATTCTTTAAAAAATTGGCCTATCAAAATATCGGTTTTTTATTGGGCGCAATTGCCATTTCTGCGGCGGGCAGCATGGTCATATTAACCCCGCCGCATCCATCATTTGGATTTTTTCAACGCCCCTTGACAAGTCAGGTTGATAATGAATGGGGATATAGCAGCGGGCGCACCGCATTATGGAAAGATACAATTCCCTATATCGAAAAACGGCCCTTATTGGGATATGGCGCACATCAATTCCGCGCCATTGTTCCAGAGGCGCGGGGCATGTCGCGTCACCCGCATAATGTGATATTACAGGCATTATTTGAATGGGGCATTTTGGGCACTATTGCGTTATTTTCGTTGATAATCCCTATGGGGTGGGCAATATTGCGCAGATTATTTGACGATCCCATCATTTATGGTCCGGCCGCCATCACCATTTCATCAATGGCGGCATTTTCCATGATTGACGGTGTGTTTTATTATCCGCTGGCCATCATGCTATTTTTCATGATTTCATGGTTGCCCAATAAATCTGAATAA
- the wecC gene encoding UDP-N-acetyl-D-mannosamine dehydrogenase yields MLAEKKPNVCVMGLGYIGLPTAAVIARSGCMTLGIDVNQHVVDTINRGEIHIEEVDLDGLVQGVVARKTLRAATQVEPSDVFVIAVPTPFDENYAPDISYVLDAATNIAAALKTGDTIILESTSPVGTTEKMRDLIAALRPDLKIPGISQETPDISIAYCPERVLPGKILEELTNNDRSIGGITPRCARKALSFYKRFVRGECVTTDARSAEMTKLVEDAYRDVNIAFANELSIVADKMGLNVWEVIRLANLHPRVNILQPGPGVGGHCIAVDPWFIVHSAPEETPLIRTARGVNDGKVDHVIRQAEAMIAKYPTAKIGCMGLAFKANIDDFRESPAVKVAEALAEKYGSRINIIEPYAATLPKALAQSGANLIDLDSALLGCDILITLVDHDAFKAVPLAERADKIVYDVRGIWRDQPDHLSIKPVILPLAS; encoded by the coding sequence ATGCTGGCGGAAAAAAAACCTAATGTATGTGTAATGGGCCTTGGCTATATTGGCCTGCCCACGGCGGCGGTTATTGCCCGTTCGGGCTGTATGACATTGGGTATTGATGTGAACCAACATGTCGTCGACACTATAAATCGCGGCGAAATTCATATTGAGGAAGTGGATTTGGACGGTTTGGTCCAAGGTGTGGTTGCCCGCAAAACATTACGCGCCGCGACCCAAGTAGAACCAAGCGACGTTTTCGTCATTGCCGTTCCCACGCCTTTTGATGAAAATTATGCTCCGGACATCAGCTATGTTTTGGATGCAGCGACCAATATTGCGGCCGCATTAAAAACTGGCGATACCATTATTTTGGAAAGCACATCGCCCGTCGGCACAACCGAAAAAATGCGCGATTTAATTGCCGCCTTGCGCCCTGATTTAAAAATCCCCGGCATCAGCCAGGAAACACCCGATATCTCCATTGCATATTGCCCAGAGCGCGTTTTGCCGGGCAAAATATTGGAAGAATTGACCAATAATGACCGTTCCATAGGCGGCATTACCCCGCGCTGTGCACGAAAGGCGCTTAGCTTTTATAAAAGATTTGTGCGCGGCGAATGTGTAACCACCGACGCGCGGTCGGCCGAGATGACCAAATTGGTCGAAGATGCCTATCGCGATGTGAATATAGCCTTTGCCAATGAATTATCAATTGTGGCCGACAAAATGGGATTAAATGTGTGGGAGGTTATCCGCCTTGCCAATTTGCACCCACGGGTTAATATTTTACAACCCGGCCCCGGCGTGGGCGGCCATTGCATTGCAGTTGACCCATGGTTTATCGTGCATAGCGCCCCCGAAGAAACCCCGTTAATCCGCACTGCACGCGGTGTAAATGATGGCAAGGTAGATCATGTCATCCGCCAAGCGGAGGCGATGATAGCCAAATATCCCACGGCCAAAATTGGCTGCATGGGCCTTGCCTTTAAGGCGAATATTGACGATTTCCGAGAAAGCCCCGCCGTTAAAGTGGCCGAGGCTTTGGCCGAAAAATATGGCAGCCGTATCAATATTATTGAACCATATGCCGCCACCCTGCCCAAGGCATTGGCGCAAAGCGGGGCCAATTTAATTGATTTGGACAGCGCCCTATTGGGGTGCGACATTTTGATCACCTTGGTCGATCATGATGCGTTTAAGGCTGTCCCCTTGGCCGAACGCGCCGATAAAATCGTTTATGATGTGCGCGGTATTTGGCGCGATCAACCCGATCATTTATCAATTAAGCCGGTTATATTGCCACTGGCCAGTTAA
- a CDS encoding nucleotide sugar dehydrogenase, translating to MSDLKSQFLDKIKNKQAVIGIVGMGYVGQPLALRFTDVGFKVLGFDIDQTKVDELNGGHSAIEHIDDSLIAGAVASGMECTTDFARITDADAIILCVPTPLNKHREPDISYVTETCDAIAPYLRAGHIISLESTTYPGTTDEEVVPRATKGGLKIGEDIFVVYSPEREDPGNAHFNTNTIPKVIGGVTPACLEIGSAIYEHAIDKVVPVSSTKAAEMTKLLENIHRAVNIGLVNEMKIVADKMGIDIFEVIDAAATKPFGFTAYYPGPGLGGHCIPIDPFYLTWKAREYGVNTRFIELSGEINQAMPAYVFDKLVSALNDAKKPLRGSKILVLGIAYKKNVDDMRESPSVEIMEMIRDNGGDLSYSDPHVPTFPKMREHSFNLSSVDLSPEVLVSYDAVILATDHAKFDYDMIKANAKLIVDSRGIFRNVEPHIIKA from the coding sequence ATGAGTGATTTGAAGAGCCAGTTTTTAGATAAAATTAAAAATAAACAGGCAGTAATCGGCATTGTCGGCATGGGATATGTGGGGCAACCTCTTGCTCTTCGTTTTACCGATGTTGGTTTTAAGGTGCTTGGCTTTGATATTGATCAGACAAAGGTTGATGAATTAAATGGCGGCCATTCCGCCATTGAACATATTGATGATAGCTTAATCGCTGGAGCGGTTGCATCTGGCATGGAATGCACGACCGATTTTGCCCGCATTACCGATGCCGATGCCATTATCCTATGTGTGCCAACGCCGCTTAATAAACATCGTGAGCCGGATATCAGCTATGTCACCGAAACCTGCGATGCGATTGCGCCATATTTACGCGCTGGCCATATTATTTCGTTGGAAAGCACCACCTATCCCGGGACAACAGATGAAGAGGTTGTGCCGCGCGCAACCAAAGGTGGATTGAAAATTGGTGAGGATATTTTTGTTGTTTATTCGCCCGAACGCGAAGATCCGGGGAATGCGCATTTTAACACAAATACGATACCAAAGGTTATTGGCGGGGTTACACCGGCCTGTCTTGAAATTGGTTCGGCCATTTATGAACATGCCATTGACAAGGTTGTTCCGGTCAGCTCCACCAAGGCGGCGGAAATGACCAAATTGCTAGAAAATATCCATCGCGCGGTGAATATTGGTCTGGTCAATGAAATGAAAATTGTCGCCGATAAAATGGGCATTGATATTTTTGAGGTTATTGACGCAGCAGCGACCAAGCCATTTGGCTTTACCGCATATTATCCTGGCCCCGGTCTTGGCGGGCATTGTATCCCGATTGACCCATTTTATTTAACATGGAAAGCGCGCGAATATGGCGTGAACACCCGTTTTATTGAGCTTTCAGGTGAGATAAATCAGGCCATGCCAGCATATGTTTTTGATAAGCTGGTCAGCGCATTAAACGATGCGAAAAAACCGCTTCGCGGCAGCAAAATTTTGGTATTGGGCATTGCATATAAGAAAAATGTCGATGATATGCGCGAATCTCCATCGGTGGAAATTATGGAGATGATCCGTGATAATGGCGGCGATTTATCATATAGTGACCCACATGTGCCGACATTTCCCAAAATGCGCGAGCATAGTTTTAACCTATCATCGGTGGATTTATCACCAGAGGTTTTGGTTTCTTATGATGCGGTTATTTTGGCAACGGACCATGCCAAATTCGATTATGATATGATAAAGGCAAATGCCAAATTAATTGTGGATAGTCGCGGCATTTTCCGCAATGTTGAGCCGCATATTATTAAAGCATAG
- a CDS encoding Gfo/Idh/MocA family protein: protein MKRFALIGAAGYIAPRHMKAIAETGNNLVAAYDINDSVGIIDGHFPDAHFFTEFEQFDNFVYNEGRAGRPMDYMAIASPNYLHDSHMRTALRAGSDAICEKPLVLWPADIDALVDIEKATGRRVHTILQLRLHPAIIALREKVRSGAQDKKYEVDLTYITSRGNWYLKSWKGGVEKSGGIATNIGVHFFDMLHFIFGDLQQNIVHVNEPTKAAGYLEYANARVRWYLSLDVNDVPDDLREKGQRTYRSIMADDEEIEFSGGFTDLHTVSYQEILAGRGFGLEENRVAIETVSHIRHAPLAPLTGEYHPFAKRG, encoded by the coding sequence ATGAAGCGCTTTGCGTTAATTGGTGCAGCGGGATATATTGCCCCGCGTCATATGAAGGCGATTGCTGAGACTGGAAATAATCTGGTGGCGGCATATGATATTAACGATAGCGTGGGTATTATTGACGGGCATTTCCCCGATGCTCATTTCTTTACTGAATTTGAGCAATTTGACAATTTTGTCTATAATGAAGGGCGCGCGGGCCGCCCGATGGATTATATGGCCATTGCCTCCCCAAATTATCTGCATGATTCGCACATGCGCACCGCATTGCGTGCTGGGTCGGATGCGATATGTGAAAAGCCGCTTGTTTTGTGGCCAGCGGATATTGACGCATTGGTCGATATTGAAAAAGCCACGGGGCGAAGGGTTCACACCATATTACAGCTTCGTCTTCACCCCGCCATTATTGCCCTTCGTGAAAAGGTGCGTTCGGGCGCACAGGATAAAAAATATGAGGTTGATTTAACCTATATTACCTCACGCGGGAATTGGTATTTAAAAAGCTGGAAAGGCGGCGTGGAGAAATCCGGCGGCATTGCCACCAATATTGGCGTGCATTTTTTCGATATGTTGCATTTTATTTTTGGCGATTTGCAACAAAATATCGTCCATGTGAACGAACCGACTAAGGCGGCGGGATATTTGGAATATGCCAATGCACGGGTTCGGTGGTATTTGTCATTGGATGTAAATGATGTGCCTGATGATCTGCGCGAAAAGGGGCAACGCACCTATCGTTCCATTATGGCCGATGATGAGGAGATTGAATTTTCCGGCGGCTTTACCGACCTTCACACGGTTAGCTATCAGGAAATTTTGGCAGGGCGCGGCTTTGGGCTGGAGGAGAATAGGGTGGCGATTGAAACCGTTTCCCACATCCGCCATGCGCCCCTTGCGCCATTAACCGGCGAATATCACCCATTTGCAAAGCGCGGATAA